ATGTAACGTACATAGATCGGGACAACTGCTAAATTCAAGACTGAAAggctcgtcgtcgttcgGACATTTATTTCATTTGAAAAATCCATATGGTTATTTATTTTTCATATATGAATTATTTGTACCGTTTCCGTACGTTTCCGAAGAAATGTTCCTACTTGCTTGTCGTTCGGACAATTTTTTATTTGATATCATTCTGATACTTGCATCAGAGTATTAATGATTTCAGAGTTCCTCAGCAGACATCGGGTTGATACGGATGCCTCGATGCATATTTATCTATCGATTCACATCAGCGAATGATCGGATACAGTTTCTACATATGTTCCATTGATTATTTGATGGATGGACTTTCAATGACGAGGACTGAGAAGGGGTATCGTTTTCCACGACTGACATAACAACGTATGGATGATCACGTAGTCTACTTGACCTCAAAGCAgctatcatcatcatggtcGAATAATAGTTGCTGTCGCTGCCATAGGGTATGAATGAGCGACATGCTATATTATTGGCGATGGCAGCGCCTTGCCATTAGCCGATGctgtttctttttcctcattTTTTTCCTGGTATGATTAAACGAGACTGGGAGAACAAACGAGGCAAAGAATTGTTTCAAGATTATCAGCGGCATCATTTTCACAGACGTGACATGTGTGATAAGCTTTAAGGAGGCTGTGTGCATCTACATCTGTTTCAACGGATTATACAGTTTGAACGCCGAATTAGATCAAGTAGGATTAACGTCCACCCAGAACTTGTTTCCGCTACCGAcaacctttccatcgtCGGTGGCTACATCTCCTAAAACCCCGCCGCCACCTACTGCCTTGCCTACTCTTTCCATCACCGCCAACCCCAATCCGTCATCTGAGCAGCCCTCAATGACGATAGCATCAACTCCAGACGGCTGGCCATCTGTCGAGGGTACACTCTCCAGGGTGAGCATTCCGGCGAACAAGCGTTGAGCTGCCGAAGCCACAGAATCACCTAAAGACACAGGAATTAATTCTGCTTCATCCGTATCTATGAGCAACTGCTTGCTCAATGGGGAGCCTTCAAAATGGAGAACGCCTATTCTCCTCTTGAACTTTGAGTCCGATGATATGTTTGACAATATTTGCCGAAGTACAGCAGatgcagatgatgaagatggtgacaTGAGGGCTGGTGGACGAGGGAATATATTGCTAGGTTTAAGAAGGAATACAGGTACCCGGGGGGAATAATGTCGGTATTTCATACCGGGCGTTGAAGGTGCAAAATTGACCTTCGGAGTTGTTAAAAGGTTAACGTCGTTTTGCTGGACGGGATCTGTAGAAGATGAATGCTTAAATGATGCCCCCTTCCAAGGTTTCCCGAGCAAAAGGATTTCTgtcttgccttctccaccatcaacCTCATCTACAATCTTTTTGATTTGCTCTACACCTAGCCCGCCAGGGCGAAGAATGTccacttttcctcctcccccctccttccactCAAGCCCGTTTACGACGGTAGATTCTACACCCACTCCACAGTCGCCTCCGTCTATTATGCATCCAAGACCATCTGATCCATTGAGGTCATTCCACACATGTTGTGCCTTGGTGGGGCTTGGTCTACCCGAAGAATTGGCTGACGGGGCGGATAGCGGAAGGTTGGAGTGGGCTATgagagcaagagcaaggggatgggaaggcaTGCGGATAGCATTTGTCTGAGGAGCAGGTGATGGAGGGGGAGACGGTGATGGGAACAGTAAAGATAAAGGCCCGGGCCAAAAGGCGTTGATAAGGGCAAGATAAAGAGACGAGAAACTATAGTCAGGTGGTAGGAGGCGACGCAACATATCTAATGATGAGACGTGGATAATGAGAGGATTGTCTGATGGCCGATTTTTGATTTTGTAAATCATCTTACAAGCTTCGGGATCAAGGGATGAAGCTGCAAGACCATATACCGTCTCAGTCGGAACAGCGACTGTCTTATGCGAATGAAGGTGCTTTGAAGCCTCTTCCAGATGAgggagaatggaaggtggTATAGAGAAGTGAGGAGAGTCAAGGGGATGGCcggatgaggaagaaggttcAATAACAATTGAAGGCCAATCTTGGCATTGGTAAATTGGGGTTGTGTGGCTCGACATTATGAATAATCTGAGCGGATTGTTAAGTGATGGTCACAACCTTGTTGGAGCAACCAATGTAAGGACCCACCTCGTCCGTAATAATGTTCTGGTTAATAATTTGCGAACAGCTGCCCGCATGCCCTTATGGCTTCTGGCTTTACTGTAATTCTGGTATATGTACCCGCTGGTATCAACGATGATAACAAATAAAAAGATGCTGGCATGGCATCTACTCCTCGATAATTACAAGTTTGAAATTTCGATTCCGCTGCGAGAGATCGGAGACGATAAGAGATGTTACACATCACGACTTTAAGGTTCCTGTTGTTCCTCTAATTCGAAGCGATGCTGCGAGATTCCCATGCAAAGAAGCTATTCGAAACGCATCAGGCAATAACTGGAACGATTAGCTCGAGAACTTTGAGCAAGTATTTTATATTTTGCAACCTGACTTGCAATTCCATTCACCCATATCATCATTGACCATTGAGCCAAAATGGAGCGCTTACAGCAGAACCCCGCGGAACTCTTCCGGTGAGTGTCTACTACTACCTGGGGGGACACTTCTAGCAGAAAAGAGCACGGCTCGTGATGGCCCTAACCTTCACAAGACTGTTGCTGTTTTTCTCGTAGATATTCCCCCAATACTATTGAACTGCGTTGCTGACGAGGAATGACTATAGAATCGTTAACATGTAGGTCAACATCACGGTCATAACCGTTCCCTCATCTGATTTGATGTTCCTTTGTTGACAAGTTGCTGATATGGGTTGTATTGAAGGATTGTCGGTGGTTTCGCTATTGTTGGAGGTGTAGGATCTCTTATCAAGCATAATTTTTCAAGTATCATTATTGGAATCTATGAGATTCTGTGAGACTTGGGCTGCGATTGCTGCATTTTGCCTTAAGGCTGACGTACGGACCTCGTAGCATCGGCGCTGTGATCGTCTTCCTAGAAGTTCGACCCCCAACCGAGGAGCACAAGGCCATTATCCAAAAGTATGCCAGCTTCATGCACTCTTTCCTTGGTCGTGGTGCTTGTAAATCTTATCATCTCAAAAATATCGCTTCCTAGCTAATTTGCCTTTTTGCAGTCTATTTGTTGCTCGGCGTCCTAATGCTTAAGTATGTCtaaaagagagaaggagaggcaaGACTAGAGGTGGTCTGACATCAACTACAGCTATTACATGCTTCTGTATATCTGCGGCACCGTCGTCGGTGTCGTTGGTTTGGTTTTCATCGCGCTGCATTTCGTTCGTGTGGTCGATGCCCCTTCGTGAGTTGAATTTATCAGACTTTCTCGGCGTTACTAATATAGGATTGCTAGAACTATGCGAGCACCTGTCACTGATGCGGAGGCACAACCAGTTTGGGAAGGGCCAACCGAATAAGCATTTAGCCTGTTTGAAAAAAACATATATTTATAGTGAACAGGACGAGCTCTGCCAGTATGTCATGTGAAGAATCGTGCTTACTGGGCAGAATAGAATAGCTATGGCTGCTGTATGGACCGAAATATCACCATTTTGATGGCACAAAACTTCTATCTTCTACCTTCCTATTTTATGGGATGCGAGGCCAACAACTGTTTAGATTATTAGGGATAACTCGAATTGTTCTCTGGTCGCGTATTACTGTTGTAGCATGACGACTTTACTGGAGGATCGTTTTTCTCTGACCAACATATAAGTGGGACTACCTTGGTACAGCCCAGACATAGACGTATTATTATCACCATCATTCGCCCGTCTTCTATGAGCATTTACTGTACCAATTTGGCCACTACAGTATCAGAGGCTAAAATAACAGTCTTTCCGAAAAGGGTTTCAACTTCTTTGCATCGGTATTTTATAAACCTTCTTCATATGGATCATCACATCATTGATGGCTGACGACAAACCTATCATCAGTCCAACCATCGGCCACTGATGAGCGACCAGAGACTAACCTCCTCTAATCAATCAACTGTCAATGAGGTGTACATGTAGCATACCCCAAagctcgacacaagcccctcCTTGGAACTTTGTGTCTCGTTCGTAGGGTAGATGTCCGTCGGAAGGCTTGTCGAGTAGCATATTCCTTCCTTTGTTTGCAGGGCAAAATAAGAATATGCCCAGAATGGTTTATGATGGCTTATAAGTTTGCAGTTTTGACCGACATTTAAGGAAGCCCTTGTAGCTCAGGGGTTAGAGTATGGCCTTCGTAGTTAATACGAGGTCAGGTTAGGGTCCATGGTTCAAATCCATGCTGGGGCAGTTCTTTTTTCCTGcactctttttcttttttctttttcgttgttgttATTACTGTATTTTATTATCTTAATTAGGCTGATAATTGGAAAGGCGGGTTTCGCCGCTGAACTTGTCTTCTACGagtttttccttctttgttATTATTTGGATATACTTCGGTTCCCTTTTTGAGATtctgcttttttttttttcaaaacTTCGAATTCCCGTTTGCGCTTCTTCCACCCCCAAAGGCGTCTGTCCGCTTCTATTTGTCTACATCTCCGTGTACTCCTCAATCTACAGAAACACTACCAATCAAAATGGGTAACGTGAGTCTATTACGGGCGGTTGCTTGCCACCCTGGACTTTACTCTGTAGTTCTCACCTAAACTAATCTGGCTTGATGCTGATGTTCCTCATATTTGCAGGGTGCTAAGGCCCAGGCCAAAAGAGACAGGAATACCAAGGGCGCCGCTGGGAAGGGTGACCAGTCCCAATTGAAGTCTAATGCCGTGAGTCTTTTGGCCTGCAAATGCACCTGAGGTGCTATGGTCATGCTAGGAGGGGCGCTCAATGGTGTGGGCAGGTACGAGGTGGGGAGACGGGTGTCGACTGTTTTTTAAAAGTGGTGGTAACTAATGGACTTGTAATGCAGGCTGCCATGACCATCCAGTGTATAACTTGCAAGGCCGTCTTCCAAGGCACCTCTAAACAGCTTGTGTGAGTCATTGTATCTGTTTCGCCCGACAATGAGCTCATGGTACCCTTTCCTCCTATTTAGTCTTCAGCAACATGTTGACTCCAAGCATCCTAAGTCTGACATCAAGACCTGCTTCCCCACTTTCGCTGCCGTTTAGATGAGGAACAGACGTTCATTAGTTTAATCATAGCTTATGAGTAAGGCGTGTAGCATCATATCTTTTCGTTTGTTTTATCCAGGTCGGCGAGCCTGTCGAATTATTTGTGGTATTACTGGGATGCATATGTTGAAACGTTCTGCTTTGCTTGAGTTCCATTTAGGAGCTCCCAGTCACAGAAACGAGCAGGAAAAATTGCCCAAGCCCTTTCAGAACCTTGCGCCTTCCTCAACTTCGATGAAAATCGTACACAACCGTGACAAGTTTTGATTTGGCACAGTATTTATGACCAAAACGATAACATGCATAATGACAATCAAATAGCCTGAGCTTGCAAGATGAAAATAATCGTACACTGTTGACTAACCACCACCCGCATCATTCAACCTTCATCCATTACTTTTGTAACTTCCTTAATACCTCGGTCCTCCCTGAGCGGGAGTTCTGGACCCCAGAGCTGGTGTCCTTGATCCAAGGGCTGGCGTTCTGGAGCCTAGAGCAGGAGTCCTAGAACCCATAGCAGGGGTCCTAGACCCTAGGGCAGGCGTTCGCCCACCAAGATGCATGGGAGTTTTACCAAGGTAAATACCCGGGGTTTTGCCTTGGTGGCCTTGTTCTGCAAGCTTTTCAGAATATTGCATCTTGAATGCATTGCTGAGCTCGGTGACACCAGGGACGATAGCGTTACCAAGCTTATAGGCACCAGGAAGGACTCGGACAGGCTACATTGGAAATCAAATCAGCCACCAGCCCAACAAGTCAAACAACGATGACCTACCCAAGTTTGAATGACACCGCCGTCTTTTGTAGGCTTGCTGAGGAAGCAAAGCTTGAGGTATCCTGGCCGATCGCTGTCAACGCTGAAGCCATAGATACTTCTTCCAGGATGGGCTTGCACATAGTTCTTCAGGAAAGCATCTAACAAACGCCACTGGTTAGCTTTTAAAGTCCTCATATTTGTCACACTCACCAAGCTCGTGCTCCGGCTTGTACTTCTCGTGCATTTGAATCTCATCAAACTTCCTCGCGGTCGCTTTGACGTGGTTAATGATCAAGTCATCCAGATCACTATATCTGTATTGACCGCTGACCATCAGGATCCTTCCCAGAGAGTATTCATTTGGCTTGTCTATCTCTTGTACATCAATGTGTTGATaaacatcctcatcaacctTCCAGGTCACCGCAATGCGATCAGGACCCTTAGATGAGGGTCGTATGACACAGTCACCTCGATGCTGGCTTGCAAGGAATTGCTCGGCCTGACCAGAGTTAAGAACATGCCAGTTGGGGTGGTTGACGATACGCTGAACCTTGCCCGCTCTTCGCTGCTTCTTCGCAGCGGTAGCCGCCTCAGCCGCATCCCGACGATCTTTACTGTTATATTCCTCATCTTTGAAAGGTTGGACAAAATCGACACCTTGCCGGAGATCAGAGGGTCGAGTTGATATACGTACTTGGAAACGAGCAGGTTCAGGCATGATGACGACACCCTTGATAGCTTGGCGAGGTTTGAATACTTCGTCGCAAGAGGTGACTGGAGCTTGATCCTCGTCGGCGACGTAATCTCGCTCGAGAACAGCGTCCAAACCTGATTCGAGCTGGCAGAAAACTCGAGCCGAAATGGCTTTTCTGACGGTTGCCGTCACCTTCAATCCTCTCCCAACAGTCCTTTCAGTCTCTCCCGTGACCATAGTCACGATCTCCCAGTCAGTAGGGACGTAGAAGGCGGGTCGTCGATCAGATCGGTATCTGATCAATTCGCTAACGATCTCTCCGAGAGTGTGACGCTTATTACCTTCACCTTGTCGCTGAAGATTGAAAGCAAAATCATCCAAGTTGAGTTCTCCTagcttcttcccccgcttATCATCAAGCATAAGAGTCTGGACGACTTCTGACTTGTGTCGATCTGCCACATCCTCAACGTCGAGATCGAGAGCATCTTGACACATCTTTTGGGCGAACTCGTAGTTCTCGGGATGAATTCGAGTCATATCAAGAGGGTCGGGCTGCTCTTGGGGGTTTTCGGCTTCCAGCATCATGTCCTTGAGGTCAGATTCTATTGTAAGGAAACCAGCAGTGTTTTCAAAGATCGTAGGTCCAAAAAGACCAAGGTCAGTGAACGCCATACGATTGATAAGGGCGCCCTGCGTATTGTTAGTGCTTGTTTTCGTATTTTACAAGCTATTGACTCACATGCTTCTGGATACCATATATCACAGCATCTGCCTTTCTGGGGCCGAGACCAGCAATGTATGGCAGCATTGCCCGCTGATAAGGATCAGCCACACATGAGTTAATCTCTATACCCATGAAGCAGACTGAGTTCACGAGACCTCGTTCGAGATGGTAAAGAAGCTTCTCTTGAGGAATAAGCTTTTGGTGATGCTCCATGAAGGTTACTGAGGCAATATGTTTACCCAGTTTGCAATACGCATTCAAGGGATTTTGAGCATACCTCGCCAAACCCAAAGCATATCGTCCATTCAAGGGCAAGTTGGGGTGTTCTTTCTCAGCCTCTTCTGAAGACATGTACAACCTCGCGGTCGCGTCATTAACAAAAATAAGAGGAATTAGATGCGCCTTGAGTTTCTCGTCGTATTCCGCCATAGCATACTGAAATCCCTCGTGGTCAGGATAAGCATCTGATACTGGTGGGTTTTGACCTAGAAGTTCTATGGCATGCTGGCGAATAGCAACCAGAGCAGCGTCTTTGAGACGGGCAGTCTGGGCAGAAAAACCACCAATGACGACAACCTTGGGCTTTCGCTTTTCCAGCAACTCTATGAACATTGTCttgtcctcctcgtcaCGCAAATTGTCAAATTTGGTTTGAGTGCGTACGTTGCCTTCGTCGTCGAGCATGACAGCCATGACGGCATCTCGGATATCACCTTTCCCGTTGGTGATGGCAAGGACTGAGGGGGTTTCACCTTGCTCCATGCCCGATGAGGCGTAGGGTCGGACATTGACACGCAGTTCTAATTCTTCTCGACATCGTTCAGCAATGTACTCCTCGGCCTGAGTCCTGAGATGCTCCTTAATCCACTTGGAGGCCATGGGCATCAAGTGCTTCTTTACTAATGTATTGCAAACCTCCATCCTGACTTCATTCCAGGCCGAGGCAATCTCCCCGTAGTCATTCGATCGACAACATCGGATGAGGGCATCAGTGAATGATGCGAGCATGTCTTCACGGATATCGAATGCAATGTTTATAAgaccctcctcctcggccTTGAGCATGTGAACGAATTGAGGACTGTCCCTGAAATCGGGAACAGGTTTGTTGGTGAGGAATTTAAAATTGTAGTAAAGGTGATACTGGTCGATTACTGACATGCCCCTATCAGTGGCATTGACTGTGACTAGACCGCAGGTATCCATGAAGTCTCGAGCTTGCTGACGGATAGCCGGGTCCTTGGACAGCTCTTGGACAAGAACAAAGCTAGCGGCAGAGAGAGCTTGTTCAGGGCTTGAGTATGCTGCACCTGTAAATTCGTCCGCCAACTCGAGAGGCATCTTGTCCGGATTCATTACAGGCGCCGGTTGACCATGGACATCCTGGAAGGATGAAGCGACTTTATTGGCGTCGATACCAAAGGCCTCAACCAATTTCATaatcctccctctcctaATATCTTCGCGCTCTGCCCTCTCTGGTAACTTCTTCGATACCTCGTCAaaggcttcttcctccttgatTGCCTTGATATCAGACGCATAGTGGTATGCAAGCCATTCAtcgccttctccagctgCTTCAATGCTCGCCACACAAGCTTTACCGAGCAATCCCTTGGTGAAATATTCATCCTCAATATCACCTTTTCGCGCTTTGATTTTCCCCCACTGTTGCCTGGTTTGCTCATTCCTTTCGTGAATTGCTCGGTAGCGTTGACCAAGGACATAAACCTGCCAAAGTTCATCTCGCTCCAAGAAAAGCACAGAGCTCTGTCCTTGATTCTCCAACAAACTGAATACGTCGCGCTTGTAGTGCCACAGGTAGGGTACCTCTAAGTGCTGCACGAACATCATGTTGAGAGCGGTGGATACAGCCTTTTCGAATTCTATCTCGAGATCAGGTCGGCGATAGACAGGATAAGGCTGAGGATTATCAATAGTAGGGATAGGGTAAGATCCTTCGGGATGCTGATTGTAAAAGAGATATTGAGTACGGAAAGACACCTTGGGCGCAACCCATTTCGCGGCAAAATCAGGAGGTGGGTAAAGGGTATCGGTGGCGAAGACGGGATTGTCGGATAAGGTAGAGTTCACAATTTGGTGCCTCTCAGGTCGATCGGCGTTGGCAACAGCCttatcttcatcttgtaATCTCCTTGCTTTGATTTCGGCAGGGTCGAACACCTAAA
This window of the Cryptococcus neoformans var. neoformans B-3501A chromosome 2, whole genome shotgun sequence genome carries:
- a CDS encoding hypothetical protein (HMMPfam hit to SUA5, SUA5 domain, score: 34.1, E(): 6.6e-10; HMMPfam hit to Sua5_yciO_yrdC, yrdC domain, score: 149.5, E(): 7e-42); protein product: MRAAVRKLLTRTLLRTRLFIMSSHTTPIYQCQDWPSIVIEPSSSSGHPLDSPHFSIPPSILPHLEEASKHLHSHKTVAVPTETVYGLAASSLDPEACKMIYKIKNRPSDNPLIIHVSSLDMLRRLLPPDYSFSSLYLALINAFWPGPLSLLFPSPSPPPSPAPQTNAIRMPSHPLALALIAHSNLPLSAPSANSSGRPSPTKAQHVWNDLNGSDGLGCIIDGGDCGVGVESTVVNGLEWKEGGGGKVDILRPGGLGVEQIKKIVDEVDGGEGKTEILLLGKPWKGASFKHSSSTDPVQQNDVNLLTTPKVNFAPSTPGMKYRHYSPRVPVFLLKPSNIFPRPPALMSPSSSSASAVLRQILSNISSDSKFKRRIGVLHFEGSPLSKQLLIDTDEAELIPVSLGDSVASAAQRLFAGMLTLESVPSTDGQPSGVDAIVIEGCSDDGLGLAVMERVGKAVGGGGVLGDVATDDGKVVGSGNKFWVDVNPT
- a CDS encoding hypothetical protein (Match to ESTs gb|CF190777.1|CF190777, gb|CF190390.1|CF190390, gb|CF190776.1|CF190776), producing MERLQQNPAELFRIVNMIVGGFAIVGGVGSLIKHNFSSIIIGIYEILIGAVIVFLEVRPPTEEHKAIIQKYASFMHSFLGRGAFYLLLGVLMLNYYMLLYICGTVVGVVGLVFIALHFVRVVDAPSTMRAPVTDAEAQPVWEGPTE